The genome window TttgctcttttcctctctctgtttGGAACAGGTGccctctttttctcctctttgaATCTTCGAGCTTtaacttttctctttctctcccctctatcgCTTGGCGCCTGAATCCTTACGGGCTCTTTGGCTTCAATCTACTCTACTTCGGTCTTTACTCTTAAATACTCTTTGGAGGGACGGTCTCCAGAACTGTATGTCTTTACATTTTCTGAGACAACAGAAGAAATAGCAGTTAGGAGACATGAATGGCCAGAATACAATCAAATTAGATCTTACAGTTTCACTTTCAGATTTTCCTTTTGGAAAACCAGGATTTCTTTTTACCcctccaaaaaacaaaaaacaaaacaaaaaacaaacaaaacacttgCTTGATTGCTTACAAAGGATATTGAATGTATGCAAATCCTCTTGGCCGACGGGAATAGAAGTCAACGGGAATGTAGACATCTACAATAGGGCCGTAACGACCGAACTCACGACGCAAATCCTCTGGCCTAAAGCATCATGAAATCATAGTTCACTCATTTGTCTGAAGGAGAGAATCCTCTCCCTCTAAGGTTTAGcgtagaaaaaataaaaaccctgttCTGTATATTATCCTGTTTTCCCTGCTCTAACGCACCTGTTtcatgtacaccgatcaggcataacattatgatcactgacgggtgacatgaataacaccgattatctcctcatcacggcgtgggtgggatatattatgcagcaagttTGTCCttaaagtcgatgtgttagaagcaggaaaaatggacaagcgtaaggatctgagaatttgacgaagggccaaattgtgatggctagacgactggatcagagcatctccaaaactgcagctctcgtggggggttcccggtctgcagtggtcagtgatCTATCAAAATACTtaactgctaacatcttggtgccggcacaccttcagggatctggcggagtccatgcctcggctgctttggcagcaaaaagggtgAACCAACACGaaattggtcataatgttatgcctgttcggtgTATCTAACAGCCTCTTCACATGGGTGTGTTATAGAGCAGGGAACTAAAATGCCTAAAATGCACAGGACAGAAGAGGAAGGGGGTTCTCCAGGGAACCTGTGGCATAAAGAATCACTCAAACAAACTCAACATTACTAAAAGTGAAagttttttcccttttcccccTCCTTATATCAGTCTAGTCATGCAAACACATTTTATATGATCCAATTTATAGTCCAAAAACCATTTAACACCATGTAGATCagaagtttgtgcacccttcattcaacattttattaatcagtctctctctctctctctctcacacacacacgtgacaaACCCAGTGTTGTAAATGCTTTTATACTAATTTTATAACCTATAATAAGGAGCATTTCACACAAGACACAATGCTTTATTATGCAAAACACAagcacactatacacaaattaGGTAAAGGCTGAGGTTTTGGTTTACTTCAGTCGGAAATGATCTAATTTCTAATCTGATTCACTGAAAGCAAAAGTTACTCAGCAGAGCACGTGCTAAAAGCAGGCCAGCTAAGTTGGCTCCACTCATTCAAGCACGTTTTAACTCATTTCCATTACTAATAAACTGTTTGGTTGGTTAAAGCAAATACCTCAGAACTCACATTAGATTGGTTCTTCATTTAACAGTTAGAGTAAGTATTTATGTAGTCCCGTCCCCCCCCTCTTTGCCACTGAGCTATTTTTAGCTGCCTACTTAACAGGCTAAGCTAGCCAGAGTTAGCCACGGTGAGCTCGGCTAGCCGACCCGCCTTCAGCCTTTTACCTTTTTTGGTAGCCGTTTTGAGcgcgtttattattatttttttccacaagcAAAtgctttacttcttttttttttaaatgcacaaCTAATGCAATTTACATAAGCAGCGCTGTAATAACTGGTGCTAGCTGCACAAGCGCTAAACAGTAAGATTAGCTCTAAGGAAACCTAGTACTTTACTACCAGGTTCGTACTAGCACACTAAATAGTATGCAGAAAGACGATAGCCGATAAACCGCCACATTGGCCATGCGTCCTATTTCTACGTACTAGTTAGTACGCTAGTGCGCTTCAGTCGTCCTTGTGACGTAGGCAAGCCGCCGAACGCAAACGctacgctttttttttttttttgcttttcttgctcatttaaaaaaaaaaaccctcctgaAGCTAAATGAGCGTTATGTGGCTTTTTGTGGAAACCTACCTGCTTTCATCAGAGATATTCCTGATGAAAAGAGAAGTGTTTGGTGGTCTCAAATACCGCGCCATGTCGCACTAAACCGACTATAAATTGCCGAGGCACACCGGAGCACCTTTTTTCTCGTAGGCCGCCAACGTCgagttctgcgcatgcgcgttCGTGACTAATCGTATTCGACGTCATTGTCGTGATAGTGCGCATGCGCCGAAATAGCACCGTACGCTTTAACCAAAGAcggatcgatagatagatagatagatagatagatagatagatagatagatagatagatagatgcacaGTCGGTCACATGACCTCAAAACTCCAGACACCAGGCAGTGATTGCCTgctgaaatgtttaaaaatcctTATATTTACCATAGTGTTAATTATGTCTAATTTCATTCAAGGCTCtgggtcagggttcaagccccagcaccgccaagctgccagtgttgggcccttaagcaaggccccgGATctaccctgctccaggggcgctgcgacatagctgaccctgcgctctgaccccaacccccaaggatggggatgggatatgtgaagaaggaatttcactgtttattaatgtatatgtgacaacttcatttaaaacagaCTGTGTAACAAACTCCCACTGTTACCGAAATATTTTTTGGTTAAACCCCTTGAATTAAAGCCGAACCCCAACAATTCAGTTACATCTTCATTGCTTCATTTCAAATCCAAGTCTCCTGTCACATAATTAGCTCACAAGAAATGAATTTTCAGAAAGTTCAGTAATCAGGAAGCTGCACAATGCAATGCAGAATATGAGGATGAAGTGAAGCGAGGAGAAATATCTAAGCATTGTACTAAAGCTTGTCAGTAAGACTTATGGGTACAAGGAAGCGGGAATCATCAACATTGCAACACAAGAAcacatcatttattaattaatgaagaCATTTCCTTCAGGGAGCCAGTGAATGGAATTATTTAGCACTACAGCAGGAATCGCGTATTTCCTGAGGCTCTTTTCAGTCATCATTTTGAATTAGTTTTCCCTAATCACTAACATGTTCATTAGGAAGCTGTAGGTATGTCCCAGATCGCACACCACTgaaaaaataagttaaaatagCATATAACTAATGAcatgtagcacacacacacacacacacactctaaatgTGTGTGATTCCTTCTGTTCATTCAATGTAGCCTAcagtggcgggccatgcatttcacacctaggccttcaccaaatcgatttcttctcctctgtcagccattgtgagttaaaatatatatattttattttgtttgtgcggttcgctgcctctgactactccaattatccaatcaaaggacgggaaattgctgacgtaatcgtatgcctgctagatggccccagtgacgccaactcaaaatctgattggttaaggtaacaatttcattgccacttattttaagctacgggtgCCTGCACTATCTGAAGGCCTTatggcagatttctttcaccctggcaacacatgatgtcagccactggctgaaatatgattggataaataccctatcataaatatatactcctggaagcagcgcaaccaagagaaaagttATGAAATggagagaatagactattgggaataatttaatacacattcatggaaaaatatattaaatatattaaaatgcaagtcagtgattcagatcactgctgtttaggccagcagaggcCCTGAAAGCCCACCACTGGTAGCCTACAAATGTGTCTCTCTTAAATCTTATCTCTTAAATCTTATCTCTTATATAAATAGCTAGATCATTCTGGGATGTACTACAACCGAACACATTAAAATATACAGTGCAGAGGaagtaatattaaaatattaataatataaataattaccAAGTAAGTATGCAGTGTTTAATTAGCCACTAATATAGTAAtaagagcaaaaataaatagataaataaataaataaataaaataatgccaGTACTCGATATTTTGAcaaattacagttttatttaaatatcacaTCATAGCTTTTTACTCTTCCTGATCATGGTGGTACCTCCTACAGTCaaagtctgagagagagagagagagagagagagataaatgggAATATTTGAAAGCTcattaaaacaataattaaaatgcatttaaagtaAGGAATATAAAATGCAATAGTGTCATTTTGCACAGTGTTAAAGGTGCTGTTTGTAATGTTAAAATAGTTTCTATTCCTGTTTTAATAATTCAATCTTTTAAGGTAGCTTGGAATAAGTGTGATTCACAATCTTGCCATGGAATGCATCTGCCAGATTTCTTCACTTTAGACTTCTGTTTGAATtatttctggccctgaaatgaGCTCCACCTCAAACCAAAGCAGATCCGTTCATCTTGTTTCACCTTTTCATTAGTGATCTTATGAGGTATGTGTAGTTTGTAACAAATTAGGTAGGATTGTTGAAGTGGAAAGGGGGAAGGATGGTCAGTATTTTCATTACAATTTCCAGGCTTCTAAGGGCTCTGAAAAGACACACTGCTCCTTTAATAAGTGAGTGTACAGATCTGAGTGTTTGTAGTGCTTGTTACGGATACACACCTCaatcatctctccatccttaATCTCCTGCTTGTGTAAGAATTTCTCTGAGTCACAGATGAGCTTTCCTCCCTCCATCTTCACAACACACTAAAAAGGAACAAAGATCAGGGATATGTTCAGACTCAGAGATAGGTTATATCATCAGGACACACCGACCTGCAGACTTTTattacacacataaataaatccatttacAGCTAATTAGCAAAGCTTGTAGGTGTGGTCAGTTGGAGGATGGTGGCTTCTAACAACAAAGAAATTGTAGGAAATTACTACATTTACCTCATATTTTACCTCAGAGAAAAAGTCTAATTAAAAGCCATTTCTACAAAGATGAAGAATAAGTTagttgtcttttatttttattatgtatttttatgttaaaatgctACTATACTGAAATGATAGCCacttagctagctagccagCATGACAGCATAAAGATAACTAGCTAGAAAGGTTGCTAGCTTATCGTGCTTAGCTAGACATCCAGCTTACTAATATAATATGCTGAGGAAAGATCAGGGTCTGATGATTGCTTTGGCATTTttgtagaataaaaaatagaattaattaGAATTTTGTAGAATTAATAGACATTTTAAGAAATATCTCAAATATGGTGGAAGAAAGGACAGCGGTTTTACAATAAGAATaaggtttttttgtgttgtagtTGCTAGCATTGCTGCACAAGAAATGTGTGTTTAGTGCCATTGCTGAGATTTAAACTATATAATCTTCTGGTCACttaactgttgttgttgttgttgtatggtGATCTTAACCAACTAGCCCATTTACCTTGAGCTTCTTTCCATCCATGGTGGTGATATCGGCTTCCTTGCCGATGGTGAAGGAGTTAGTGACCGATTTTCCAGGGGTCTTCGAGGTGATAACGAAGTCGTTGCCTGTCTGTTGGATCTCTGTCACAGGTTTGATATCTTTGGCCAGCTTGATGACATCCTCAGGCAGAGCTGAATGACAGTTTAAAGCAGCACTATATTAACGAGTGTTGTGTTAAATTTGTGGCTCTTTGTGTagctataaaaatatacatatatagctaTATGAATTAAACAATATCCTTACTTTGacttttgctttcatttcagtgCAGCTCATTAAGTGGCATACTCACATATGGCCCTGAGAAACTCCTCGTAGTTCTCCTGAGCATAAACCTGCCACGTTCCACTGAAAGCCATTTCTTTACGATCCTGTCTGGTGTCTCCTTCACCACGAGACGGATTTCTGAAGCTCGGTTCAGCGTGTAGAGTCGAACACCCCGCCTCAGCTACTTATATGGGGGGAAAATGGACACTCCTGCATTTCTAATCATTAACACTGTCTGTTTGGATAACCCAGAGTTCAATTACATTTTCGGGTTGCTAACCTTACTGACGTTCAGGCATGATACAATGCCAAAGTAAAAAGCTGTGTTACAATTCCATATGTTCtaaatacatttctgatcaaatGTTAAATGAGTAGGGAAGGGTGCTTTTTaagataatataaaaaaatatttacgaTGTTACGATGTTTTCATTGAGACGAATTGAAAATACAGGATGTagggagagaaaggaagacAATTTTATCCATGGCACATGGGCCTGAAATAAAACCACTAAAAAACACCTTATAGACGGTGCATTACCACTTTTTAGTCACTTATGAAGATACAGCTTGGCATATTCCCTgcacttattcattcatcctcagTAACTCGTTTATCCTGGTTGGTCCTGGATTTGTCACCTCTCCCTGTATAATGGGGTTGAGGAAGAAACACACCATAGATAGGGTACAAGTCCACAGAAGTGCACCATTCGCATACAAATTCACACATTGTTCACACCTCAAGGAAAATGATCATATACAGTCCATGTACCAGAcaggagaaaaccagagaacctggaaggAAACCCACACATGAAGAACACTGAATTCAGGATCAAATCAGGCAAcctgaagctgtgaggtggAACACTCCCTACCCATTTGGTGCACTTATGAAATCACCACATGTACTGCAAAGGGTTAGTGTCCAAACAGTGAACTCTATCTTCAACACAAAGCCCTGAATGCACTCAGAATTGGGTCCTAAGAACGTGACTGAAAAGTAGTGCAGGATTGTTATGGGAAGATAGAGAGCTACAAACACCTACTAATAACAATGAATCAACAGGACTGACATGTAATTCCAAGCGTATTCCCAAGGATAGACTCCTGACCAGGATAGAACAGttaataaagatattaaagatgaCACAGGCTGTAGCAAATCTACTACAATGCAATGCTTGTCAATCAAAGGAACGGGACTGAGCAGATATGATGAAGGTGGGTGTTAAGTGTCTTAGCAGTGTAGTGACCACTCTTATATCGATGTCACTGCTGTTTGTAGAACGACAACATGAACTATAGGTTCAGTGAACCTGAGAAACTGGTCAATATATGTAACTGCCGAATACCGAGGCCATCGATCACGTCAAAATGCAGCACAAGCTGAGGGTGAACTGATGATCTTCTGGAAGAACTTGACTTTTTACTCACTGCTTACATTTTTGCTCAGTTATATTTGTGATAAAATTAAACAGATCCACGACGTCTTGCACAATATCGGTAGCTGGATACATgtaatttaataaaagaaaagtagATGGTGGCTtcgtggttagcatgtttgcctcacacctccagatttgggggtttgattcctgccttcaACATgtgcatggagtttgcatgttctccctgtgccttgGGGGTTTCCTACCCCATTCTACACTGTCGTATTGTAGACTGAATATGCCCTGAGTTTCCTGGGATAAGCTCCGTACAACCCAGTGGAATAAgtggtgtagagaatggatagatggaaaaGCAGATGATCAGCTTGTTGTCCTGATTCTGAGGTTACTATTTCTGCTTCAGGTATAAAGCAAATTCTGTATGGATCACCTACATCTTTTTGTGCTGCTGTCTTACacatccacagcattttacTATCATGACCGTGCACTCGGACTGGACTGCAAAATCAACAAGTTGAATTTCCTGTAATGGGAAATTCATTACAATTACAGTTGGTGCTATATTCGGAGCATTCACAAGAACGTTCCAGTCACTCAAGCAGAATTCCTACTCTGATGTGAGATTTGTCCTAAAAACAGTCCTGAGCAACAGGTTAATGACACCGAGGACTTTTACttttcagacacatacacacacacacacacaaaaccatttcagtgtcagtgctacTCCATcatctaaataataaatcagttcAGTGATGGTCCACATTGTGTAGAGTAACAGAGCATTATAGACAAGATGGATGCagacggtgtgtgttctgtacatcCGGTCACTGTATTTTCTAAAATTCCCCTGCCAATGATCCGTGTCCTTtcctctcattcacacactcacgcaaaccaaacacaccatcatccTGTAGGCCTTTTACGCTGTATGTTTTCTGTCTCCGTCAATGGATTTTAtgtatatagaaaaataaagtgACATTCACTTGACAGAGCATttggaataaaataattttatattgaTTAAACTGATTGAAAAAATATTGATCTATAAGCTTTCCATTAATAAGGTCAAGACACAAATCCATGTTTTGTTGTAGAGTAAGATCTCTAACATATAATATATTCAGCATATTTTTGTGCAACAAATTAATACCGAGGTCTCACATGGTCAGTCCTGTAATAAATGACCAgacaaaaaaatacatcaaaccaATTTAATTCAGATTTTAATTGATCAGAAACACACTCCCCAAACACATTCAAAAGGCACCAAGCTTTAACGTAACATTAAAGTAAAGTAACCACAGGACCCATTGCGCAAGAGGTTAATACTAAACCTTACACAGATTCAAACCAAACACAGGAATTCACCTACAgatatttttttgcttgtttgacAAAAACGGCTGAAATTTGTTGTGCCTTTGTACAATTTTCCACACATTAAATATTGATCGATAAAAAGCCAAGATAAATTTGCAGAAATCATTTCAGTGAATAAATTCTCCTCAATGTTTTTCTCTCAGTTTTCTCCTTTAATCAGGAGTCGACATTCACGGCTTTCTTGcgagacattttttttcttgcgATTTTTTTAGACGTGACTTTGTAcattagaaaaataaagcagctttaataaaggatttttagaaatatttagtGGTATTAATTTGGCAGATATTCAGATGTTGGGGTAGTATTTTGCTGCACACTGATAGGAAATGCtctaatattaaattatttatctataaataataatctgtGATGTGGTGTTACTGTTATAACCCAGAAATCGATTATATTCCAATAATAGCAcctcttatttatttcaaaCCAATTTgtgttgatttattatttatatagttaCATATAAAGTCCGCAAAACAAGTTACTTCCTCTTATCACGTACGCTGTAGCAGCTACAATCATTATTCTTTATGAAAAATCCAAAgctatatttcattattatcaCCAAATTTGGACTTTTGACCTGTAAAAGTTGACTTTTACTTCTACAGAATTGCTTCCTCCTATTCTCTCActcgtctctccctctctaaatCTCCACCGCGTCGGCCCGTGGCTTCTCTCCGTGTTTATACACGCTCACGGTCACGTTTTCCGTCTGCGAGCCGTACTTGTTGCGAACAAACACGCTGTAGTTGCCTGAATCCTCCATACAGACCGAGTTGATGGTGAGAGTCGTGCACTTGTTGTCTAAAGCCACATGAAAACGTCCTGCAGAGACGATCTCCCTGTCGTTCTTCAGCCATAACATCTCTGGCGCGGGGTCACCTTCAGTGAAACAGGTCAGAcacagagactgtgtgtgtatgagagagagagagagagagacgattGAAGTGAGTGAGAAATGATctaacattttactttaaatCATTCAGTATCACGGGTGGAAAATACCTTGTCTTCCATGATAGCCACCACATCCGGTAATCCCTTTGTCACTTTGGCACGATcttgaaaaataaacagaggtCAGCTTCTAATATTGAAacaagctatatatatatatataatagtggAATAACCAGTGGTAAAGGTGGTTTGTCCCAGGACTTTCCTTAAACCACCAGGAAGTGTCAGTGGATCCAgatcactctctacacacatacactatattgccaaaagtattcgctcacctgccttgactcgcatatgaacttaagtggatcccattcctaatccatagggttcaatatgacgtcggtccaccctttgcagctataacagcttcaactcttctgggaaggctgtccacaaggtttaggagtgtgtttatgggaatttttgaccattcttccagaagcgcatttgtgaggtcacacactgatgttggacgagaaggtctgtctcacagtctccgctctaattcatcccaaaggtgttctatcgggttgaggtcaggactctgtgcaggccagtcaagttcatccacaccagactctgtcatccatgtctttatggaccttgctttgtgcactggtgcacagtcatgttggaagaggaaggggccagctccaaactgttcccacaaagttgggagcatggaattgtccaaaatgtcttggtatgctgaagcattcagagttcctttcactggaactaaggggccaagcccagctcctgaaaaacaaccccacaccataatcccccctccaccaaactttacacttggcacaatgcagtcagacaagtaccgttctcctggcaaccgccaaacccagactcgtccatcagattgccagatggagaagcgcgattcgtcactccagagaacgcgtctccactgctctagagtccagtggcggtgtgctttacaccactgcatccgacgctttgcattgcacttggtgatgtatggcttggatgcagctgctcggccatggaaacccattccatgaagctctctgcgcactgttcttgagctaatctgaagaccacatgaagtttggaggtctgtagcgattgactctgcagaaagttggcgacctcttcgcactatgcgcctcagcatccgctgaccccgctccgtcagtttacgtggcctgtcgttgctgtcgttcccaaacacttccacgttcttataatacagctgacagttgactgtggaatatttaggagcgaggaaatttcacgactggatttgttgcacaggtggcatcctatcacagttccacgctggaattcactgagctcctgagagcgacccattctttcacaaatgtttgtaaaaacagtctgcatgcctaggtgcttgattttatacacctgtggccatggaagtgattggaacacctgattctgattatttggatgggtgagcgaatacttttggcaatatagtgtatttctatTAGTTTCACTCAAGCTACTTAATGTGTTACAGAAAAACACGCTTTAAGATAAATAACTGTAAAGCAAGTCAGAGTTACAGGTTGACCTTGGGTCTAAGTTGAAGCATCTGCATCAAGTGCTATTATtatataaactaaaataaataatgcaagcGGAAGCCATTTGGTTGAATTCTTTGCCACACGGTCTTCTTTTAGATGCTTATTGTTTAGTTATCTTCTCATATGACTCTTTTCTGAAtttcatttgtatatttttcatCGTTTCTGGCATCCTGCTTTACGTCATATTCCATTTGACAGCAAAAACATATAACATGATCTGCTTCTTCTAGTCAATTTTTCAGGTTGAAAAGTGTTCCTGTTTAAAGGCGGCACCCTAGACCCTTATGAGAAGCCCTGATTCGGACACTTCCGCCCTCAGAGGCACGAAATACACACAGGTGACTTCAATAATCTGTGCTCAGAGGATCAAGTTAAGCAGCAGAGCAAACtaacattttgtcattttccgCATGTAACTATTGACATAGGTTTTCAGTTAAAGTCGCAGAATGAAGATGACACAATTTTATAACTTTAGAAGCTCCAGAGCTTCTTTtagtattgtttattttatgacattaccgtcattatttttcatctgttttttttttgtctaatcaCCAGAGTAGGAACATGTACACCGACcggtcataacattatgaccattttttgcctaatattgtattggtccctcTTTTACTACCAAaacagccttctctccccacgtccatcaatgagccttggccgtccatgaccctgtccccggttcaccattgttccttccttggaccacttttgatagatacaccccacaagagctgcagttttggagatgctctgatccagtggtctagccatcacaattgggcccttcatcaaactcgctcaaatccttacgcttgtccatttctcctgcttctaacacatcaactttgaggacaaaatgttcacttgatgTCTAATatctcccacccactaacagatgccatgatgaggagatcatcagtgtaatgatcagccataacattaaaaccaccgacaggtgacatgaataacactgattatctcattacagtggcacctgtgaTAAGGCATGGGATATACTGAGCAACATGTGAATATTCAGATCTCGAAGTTGATTtgttgaaagcaggaaaaaataaagagtaAGGATCAGGGCATCAGTTTTCCCTAATTGTAGCGGTCTCTTTCAGCCAGATAATGAGCCTCCAAATTCCagagatctcaatctgatcgaGCGTCTGTATGATGTGCCGGACAaacatggaggctccaccttacaacttgcaggacttaaaggatctgctgctaatgtcatggtgccagataccacagcacagctTCAGAGCCCATGCCTCAATGGCTCAGAGCTGTTTAAGGCAGACTtgcgcaatattaggcaggtggttttaatgttatggctggagAGTGTATACTATTAAATCTACTCCAGCAGGAAAATCCATTCAGCCGGTCTACTGTGACtttattttgaatattatttCCAAATTCTGTT of Hemibagrus wyckioides isolate EC202008001 linkage group LG23, SWU_Hwy_1.0, whole genome shotgun sequence contains these proteins:
- the fabp10a gene encoding fatty acid-binding protein 10-A, liver basic, with the protein product MAFSGTWQVYAQENYEEFLRAISLPEDVIKLAKDIKPVTEIQQTGNDFVITSKTPGKSVTNSFTIGKEADITTMDGKKLKCVVKMEGGKLICDSEKFLHKQEIKDGEMIETLTVGGTTMIRKSKKL